In the Solibacillus sp. FSL K6-1523 genome, one interval contains:
- the fadH gene encoding 2,4-dienoyl-CoA reductase has translation MLQNKTIIITGGSSGMGLGMAKQFVKEGANVVITGRDEERLANAKQEILANGSTIETFQMDVRDPDQAQAMVDFAVEKFGRVDSLVNNAAGNFLVHAEKLSPNGWKAVIDIVLNGTFYCSSAVGRYWIENGIKGSMLNMVATYAWGAGAGVIHSAAAKAGVLSITRTLAVEWGGQYGIRANAIAPGPIERTGGADKLWESEEQAKRTINSVPLHRLGTPEEIADLAAFMLSDKASYLNGECITLDGGSWLNQFPF, from the coding sequence ATGTTACAAAATAAGACGATTATTATTACAGGTGGATCAAGTGGGATGGGTCTTGGTATGGCGAAACAATTTGTAAAAGAAGGTGCGAATGTTGTTATTACAGGTCGCGATGAAGAACGTTTAGCCAATGCAAAACAGGAAATTTTAGCAAATGGTTCAACGATTGAAACATTCCAAATGGATGTACGCGATCCAGACCAAGCGCAGGCAATGGTTGATTTTGCAGTTGAAAAGTTTGGACGAGTAGATAGTTTAGTAAATAATGCAGCTGGGAACTTTTTAGTGCATGCAGAAAAGTTATCACCAAATGGATGGAAAGCAGTTATTGATATTGTATTAAATGGTACTTTTTATTGTTCGTCAGCAGTGGGGCGTTACTGGATTGAAAACGGCATTAAAGGATCCATGTTAAATATGGTGGCTACGTATGCTTGGGGCGCAGGAGCGGGAGTTATCCATTCTGCAGCTGCTAAAGCAGGGGTACTGTCCATTACAAGAACGCTTGCTGTTGAGTGGGGCGGACAATACGGCATTCGCGCTAATGCCATTGCTCCAGGACCAATTGAACGAACAGGTGGCGCGGATAAATTATGGGAGTCTGAAGAACAAGCGAAACGCACAATTAATTCTGTTCCATTACACCGTTTAGGAACACCAGAAGAAATTGCAGATTTGGCTGCGTTTATGCTATCAGACAAGGCAAGTTACTTAAATGGGGAATGTATTACGCTTGATGGCGGATCATGGTTAAATCAATTTCCGTTTTAA
- a CDS encoding sigma-70 family RNA polymerase sigma factor, with product MKSTPANFILRLKKQKEDALEYIIDAYMPLVKTISMKILHNQKRSDIDECINDVFLAVWQNANQFQGEPEDFKKWLSMITKYKAIDRYRQSEKQRVNEQSDAPLEQTASALQTEQRLIQKEAKNEILFALSQLEELDRNIFMMKYYLELSNSEIAHSLGLTKAAVDNRLYRGKKVLATNPKLKERLI from the coding sequence ATGAAAAGTACACCGGCAAATTTTATTTTGCGATTAAAAAAACAAAAGGAAGATGCACTTGAGTACATTATTGATGCATATATGCCACTCGTAAAAACGATCTCGATGAAAATATTACACAATCAAAAGCGCTCAGATATTGATGAATGCATTAATGATGTTTTTCTAGCCGTCTGGCAAAATGCAAATCAATTTCAAGGAGAACCTGAAGATTTCAAAAAGTGGCTTAGTATGATTACGAAATATAAAGCAATTGATCGCTATCGCCAAAGTGAAAAACAGCGAGTTAATGAGCAATCCGATGCGCCGCTTGAACAAACAGCGAGTGCTTTGCAAACCGAACAGAGACTTATACAAAAAGAGGCGAAAAACGAAATTTTATTTGCACTCAGTCAATTAGAAGAACTCGATCGCAATATCTTTATGATGAAATACTATTTAGAACTATCCAATAGCGAGATTGCACATTCACTCGGACTAACAAAAGCTGCCGTCGATAATCGGTTATACCGTGGAAAAAAAGTATTGGCGACCAATCCAAAATTAAAGGAGCGATTAATATGA
- a CDS encoding PhzF family phenazine biosynthesis protein encodes MMKIKYSIVDVFSQGKYTGNQLAVFKNAEKIPENEMQQIAKEINFSESTFILSNIKKDNGYDVRIFTPNEEIPFAGHPTLGTAYVIQNEILESPCDRLILNYKAGQIPVSFDNQEEIIWMKQNEPTFGQVLDANKVSDVLNIDKDSIDNRFPIQEVSTGLPVIIVPLKSLEAVKNVRIDREKYFELIEHTDAKGIMVFSPEAYSSENDLNVRDFADYYGIPEDAATGSSNGCLASFLIKYRYFQRGEIDVRVEQGYEINRPSLLFLKASDDNGRINIYVGGKVEKIAQGEWFL; translated from the coding sequence GTGATGAAAATTAAATACTCTATAGTTGATGTTTTTTCACAAGGCAAATATACAGGAAATCAACTTGCAGTTTTTAAAAATGCTGAAAAAATTCCAGAGAATGAAATGCAACAAATAGCCAAGGAAATTAATTTTTCTGAGTCTACTTTTATCTTATCAAATATCAAAAAAGATAATGGCTATGACGTTCGAATTTTCACTCCTAATGAAGAGATTCCTTTTGCTGGACATCCGACTTTAGGAACTGCATATGTCATTCAAAATGAAATATTAGAAAGCCCCTGTGATAGACTCATTTTAAATTATAAAGCTGGACAGATTCCTGTTTCGTTCGATAATCAAGAAGAAATTATATGGATGAAACAAAATGAACCAACTTTTGGACAGGTTTTAGATGCAAATAAGGTTTCCGATGTTTTAAATATAGATAAAGATTCCATTGATAATAGATTTCCTATCCAGGAAGTTTCAACTGGACTTCCAGTAATTATTGTACCTTTAAAATCTTTAGAAGCAGTAAAAAATGTAAGAATAGATAGAGAAAAATACTTTGAATTAATTGAACATACTGATGCAAAAGGAATTATGGTTTTTTCTCCTGAAGCGTATAGTTCTGAAAATGATTTAAATGTTCGAGACTTTGCAGATTATTATGGTATTCCCGAAGACGCAGCTACTGGAAGTTCTAATGGATGTTTAGCATCTTTTTTAATTAAATATCGATATTTCCAAAGAGGAGAAATAGATGTTCGAGTAGAACAGGGGTATGAAATTAACAGACCTTCTTTATTGTTTTTAAAGGCAAGTGATGATAACGGGAGAATCAACATTTATGTAGGAGGTAAAGTAGAAAAAATTGCCCAGGGAGAATGGTTTTTATAA
- a CDS encoding RNA degradosome polyphosphate kinase, whose translation MMANIEEKRVSNPNFQSNDEVAKLQLLEEIAKPQYYNNRELSWLAFNERVLEEAEDINNPLLERLKFLAIFSSNLDEFFMVRVAGLQDQIRANFHKPENKSGLTPKEQLTKIAERTQALVRRQTEVYRHLVDDLLPQENVHVRDLKLLSPEQKSYINELFEETIFPVLTPVAVDAYRPFPTLIGRTLNLLVMLENNGIDNEGMDKVAIVQVPSVLERFIKVPSGNNETVYVLLEDVISNNVNHLFFGYKVKSTQAFRLTRNADLTIHEEGAQDLLVEIEKELKKRKWGVGSRLEVRDGEMNDDVLDYLLDEFEIEESDVFKIDGPLDLTAMFGFVKAISVGREHLEYESFIPQPPQDLQSDENIFEKTLIQDIFFHHPFESFVPIVDFIAEAAKDPSVLAIKQTLYRVSGNSPIIQALKQAAENGKQVTVLVELKARFDEENNVHWAKQLEQAGCLVIYGMNNLKTHSKITLVVRHRHGKIERFVHLGTGNYNDATAKIYTDMGIITSNKEFGIDATNFFNYLSGYTEKPKFHHIVVAPFDIRDEFIHLIDEEITMHKQHGNGFIRAKMNSLTDKDLMMKLYEASIEGVQIELIIRGICCIRPGIAGISENITVTSIVGRFLEHSRIFWFHHNGENKVFLSSADMMTRNMIKRVEILFPIYSPDIKKRIMGIMEAQLEDNQKARIQDSNGKYHYKEDHNSDTRINSQEIFLIESLGTIVEE comes from the coding sequence ATGATGGCTAATATAGAAGAAAAGCGTGTTTCGAACCCAAATTTTCAATCAAACGATGAAGTAGCGAAATTGCAGTTATTAGAAGAAATTGCTAAACCTCAATATTATAATAACCGCGAGCTAAGTTGGTTAGCATTTAATGAGCGTGTATTAGAGGAAGCCGAGGATATTAATAATCCGCTATTAGAGCGCTTGAAGTTTTTAGCGATTTTCAGCTCGAATTTAGATGAATTTTTTATGGTTCGTGTTGCGGGTTTACAAGATCAAATTCGCGCAAACTTCCATAAACCTGAAAATAAATCGGGCTTAACGCCGAAAGAACAGCTAACGAAAATTGCGGAGCGAACACAAGCTTTAGTACGCCGTCAAACAGAAGTTTATCGCCATTTAGTTGATGATTTACTGCCACAGGAAAATGTGCATGTAAGAGATTTAAAACTACTTTCACCCGAGCAAAAAAGTTATATTAATGAATTATTTGAGGAAACGATTTTCCCAGTATTAACGCCAGTAGCAGTAGATGCTTATCGGCCATTCCCAACACTAATAGGACGCACATTAAATTTACTTGTCATGCTAGAAAACAATGGAATAGACAATGAAGGTATGGATAAAGTGGCGATTGTTCAAGTACCATCCGTGCTAGAACGTTTTATTAAAGTGCCTTCAGGGAATAATGAAACGGTGTATGTCTTGCTAGAAGATGTGATTTCTAACAATGTTAATCACTTATTTTTTGGGTATAAAGTGAAGTCAACACAGGCTTTCCGATTAACGCGTAATGCAGATTTAACGATTCACGAGGAAGGGGCACAAGATTTACTCGTTGAAATTGAAAAAGAGTTGAAGAAGCGTAAATGGGGCGTTGGTTCGCGCTTAGAAGTACGTGATGGTGAGATGAATGATGACGTTTTAGACTATTTATTAGATGAATTTGAAATTGAGGAATCGGATGTATTTAAAATTGATGGGCCACTTGATTTAACAGCGATGTTTGGGTTTGTTAAAGCGATTTCAGTTGGTAGAGAACATTTAGAATATGAAAGTTTTATCCCACAACCACCGCAAGACTTACAATCGGATGAAAATATTTTCGAAAAAACATTAATTCAAGATATCTTTTTCCACCATCCATTTGAATCTTTTGTACCGATTGTCGATTTTATTGCGGAGGCAGCAAAAGATCCAAGTGTGTTAGCGATTAAGCAAACATTGTATCGTGTTAGCGGGAATTCACCGATTATTCAGGCTTTAAAGCAAGCTGCTGAAAATGGCAAGCAAGTTACGGTATTAGTCGAATTGAAAGCACGTTTTGATGAAGAAAATAATGTGCACTGGGCAAAACAATTGGAGCAAGCGGGCTGTTTAGTCATTTACGGTATGAATAATTTGAAAACCCACTCTAAAATTACACTAGTAGTACGCCATCGTCATGGAAAAATTGAACGCTTTGTGCATCTAGGAACGGGAAATTACAATGATGCAACGGCTAAAATTTATACCGATATGGGGATTATTACTTCAAATAAGGAATTTGGTATTGATGCGACGAATTTCTTCAATTATTTAAGCGGGTATACAGAAAAGCCAAAATTCCATCATATCGTTGTCGCGCCTTTTGATATTCGCGATGAATTCATTCATTTAATAGATGAAGAGATTACTATGCATAAACAGCATGGCAATGGCTTTATTCGTGCGAAAATGAATTCTTTAACAGACAAGGATTTAATGATGAAGCTGTATGAAGCATCAATAGAAGGGGTGCAAATTGAATTAATTATTCGAGGGATTTGCTGCATTCGCCCAGGAATTGCGGGAATTAGTGAAAACATAACAGTGACGAGTATTGTCGGGCGTTTCCTAGAGCACTCACGTATATTTTGGTTCCATCATAATGGGGAAAATAAAGTGTTTTTATCGTCAGCAGATATGATGACGCGCAATATGATTAAACGTGTGGAAATTTTATTCCCCATCTATTCCCCAGACATAAAAAAACGGATTATGGGCATTATGGAAGCGCAATTAGAGGACAATCAAAAAGCGCGTATTCAAGATTCTAATGGAAAGTATCATTATAAAGAGGATCACAATAGTGACACGCGCATTAACAGCCAAGAAATATTTTTAATCGAGTCTTTAGGGACAATTGTAGAGGAATAA
- a CDS encoding NAD(P)-dependent oxidoreductase yields the protein MDSKKIGFIGTGVMGTSIVKHLLNAGHDVTIYTRTRSKADVLISLGAKWAATPAEASKEQQIIFTMVGYPADVEEVYNGENGIFSSVASGAIVVDMTTSEPTLAQKLYIKAKEIGIHSLDAPVSGGDVGAKNGTLSLMVGGDEEIFEQLKPIFEVFGQNIIYQGHAGAGQHTKMCNQIAIASGMIGICESMAYGLRAGLKMEEVLRSITAGAAGSWSLSNLAPRILNEDLAPGFYIKHMIKDMKIALDEAERMNLQLPGLSLAKSMYDKLLEEGYGENGTQALIKNYR from the coding sequence ATGGATTCAAAAAAAATTGGGTTTATCGGAACAGGCGTTATGGGTACAAGTATTGTTAAACATTTATTAAATGCAGGTCACGACGTAACGATTTATACACGGACTAGAAGTAAGGCGGATGTATTAATCTCACTCGGTGCGAAATGGGCTGCGACACCGGCAGAAGCGAGTAAGGAACAACAAATTATTTTTACAATGGTAGGCTATCCAGCTGATGTGGAAGAAGTATATAACGGGGAGAATGGTATTTTTTCATCTGTGGCATCAGGGGCGATTGTTGTGGATATGACAACATCAGAGCCAACATTAGCACAAAAACTATATATAAAAGCAAAAGAAATAGGCATACATAGTCTCGATGCACCTGTATCAGGTGGGGATGTTGGGGCGAAAAATGGTACTTTATCGTTAATGGTTGGGGGCGATGAGGAAATTTTCGAACAGCTAAAACCAATTTTTGAAGTGTTTGGTCAAAATATTATTTACCAGGGGCATGCAGGTGCGGGACAGCATACGAAAATGTGTAATCAAATTGCGATTGCATCTGGCATGATTGGCATTTGTGAATCGATGGCTTATGGCTTGCGTGCAGGTTTAAAAATGGAAGAAGTGTTGCGCTCGATTACTGCTGGTGCAGCTGGGTCATGGTCATTATCCAATTTAGCTCCACGTATTCTTAACGAAGATTTAGCCCCAGGTTTCTATATTAAACATATGATTAAAGATATGAAAATTGCACTAGATGAGGCGGAACGTATGAATTTACAACTACCGGGCTTAAGCTTAGCAAAATCAATGTATGACAAATTGTTAGAAGAAGGCTACGGGGAAAATGGTACACAAGCATTAATTAAGAACTATCGTTAA
- a CDS encoding short-chain dehydrogenase, which produces MWLYPTIFVCVILCVVGYWLTVRVGHGIEESGQERDSDIPEPIMEHPFLLNPIILSYIIFGLFTGSIIFYYWAKG; this is translated from the coding sequence ATGTGGTTATACCCAACAATTTTTGTATGTGTCATTCTTTGTGTAGTAGGCTACTGGCTTACTGTACGAGTTGGCCACGGTATTGAGGAAAGTGGGCAAGAACGAGATTCGGATATTCCAGAGCCAATTATGGAGCATCCCTTTTTATTGAATCCAATAATTTTGTCGTACATCATTTTTGGTTTATTTACAGGATCGATTATCTTTTATTATTGGGCAAAAGGTTGA
- a CDS encoding 3D domain-containing protein — MKFKVFFIFAIIAISMNSVTYAAMEYPAPIHDNNIADIYIDKEMGLYGWNRDTLDSSVTFNDDLVEEVYTVVEGDNLYRIALAHDIPLDSLISQNQLNDYLIYPGQQLNVEGEDANGITVEENEPEKQEEIIVTVNNPPPAVEVKEEVEPPEPDVDSKEMVVTATAYTAYCTGCSGTTAYGIDLRANPNRKVIAVDPRVIPLGTKVWVEGYGEAIAGDTGGAIKGNKIDVFIPSYDNAMAWGVKTVKLKVLN, encoded by the coding sequence TTGAAGTTTAAAGTTTTTTTTATCTTTGCAATTATTGCAATTTCGATGAATTCGGTAACATATGCAGCAATGGAATATCCTGCACCAATACATGATAACAATATTGCCGATATATATATCGATAAAGAAATGGGTTTATACGGTTGGAATAGGGATACTTTAGATTCGTCAGTCACCTTTAACGATGATTTAGTAGAAGAGGTTTATACCGTCGTTGAGGGAGATAATTTGTACCGCATTGCATTAGCGCATGATATTCCACTTGATTCACTCATAAGTCAAAATCAGTTAAACGACTATTTGATTTACCCTGGACAACAATTGAATGTAGAGGGTGAGGATGCAAATGGAATAACCGTTGAGGAAAATGAGCCAGAAAAGCAGGAGGAAATCATCGTAACGGTGAATAATCCACCACCTGCAGTAGAAGTAAAGGAGGAAGTAGAGCCCCCCGAACCTGACGTGGACTCTAAAGAAATGGTTGTGACCGCAACGGCATATACGGCTTATTGTACAGGCTGTTCTGGGACGACCGCTTACGGTATTGATTTGCGCGCCAATCCAAATCGAAAAGTAATCGCCGTTGATCCACGGGTCATTCCCCTTGGTACAAAGGTATGGGTGGAAGGTTACGGGGAAGCGATTGCTGGAGATACGGGTGGAGCTATTAAAGGAAATAAAATTGACGTATTTATTCCATCTTATGATAATGCGATGGCATGGGGCGTTAAAACGGTAAAGTTAAAAGTATTAAATTAA
- a CDS encoding DUF4179 domain-containing protein produces MSMKEWIELDVDQLELEEVTNMEKARVKQHVLKKRKKTPLWRKISVAAILLISATAATSFAFPSIASQLPFMDNVIRYFDDEYKQFTNFETFSSEVGLAQTSSGMTVMIDSAVYDGTNITVSYAIETEHDFGELMHVRGPHWFDVVGARGRGGSDRISKISDNRYVGLASFTPRFKNDVYPETVEVTWKPKAFYNTVTNMEVEGDWSFAFSLDRLAGNVQLVNETVANSEVSFTLQSIEYTNVSTILSYNQEVQESLLKKWKEVTPIFNITDNLGNQYMEGTGGGGKTSDGYRTFEGSTTFGAIHEDATELIIQPVAIASLMYGKGHIEIDLEPIVIDLQ; encoded by the coding sequence ATGAGTATGAAAGAATGGATAGAGCTCGATGTGGATCAGCTTGAATTAGAAGAAGTAACGAACATGGAAAAAGCTCGTGTTAAACAGCATGTCCTAAAAAAACGGAAGAAAACACCACTTTGGCGCAAAATTTCCGTAGCGGCCATCCTACTTATTAGTGCGACAGCTGCAACAAGCTTTGCCTTCCCTTCTATAGCATCACAGCTACCATTTATGGACAATGTCATTCGCTATTTTGATGATGAATATAAGCAATTTACAAATTTTGAAACGTTCTCCAGTGAGGTTGGATTGGCGCAAACAAGTAGTGGTATGACCGTTATGATTGACAGTGCAGTATACGATGGGACAAATATTACCGTATCCTATGCGATTGAAACAGAACATGATTTTGGCGAGTTAATGCATGTTCGTGGACCTCATTGGTTTGATGTTGTTGGAGCTCGTGGCAGAGGTGGAAGTGATCGCATCTCAAAAATAAGTGATAATCGTTATGTAGGACTTGCTAGTTTCACACCTCGTTTTAAAAACGATGTTTATCCTGAAACTGTTGAAGTCACATGGAAACCTAAAGCTTTTTATAATACGGTTACAAATATGGAGGTCGAAGGTGATTGGTCATTTGCCTTTTCACTTGACCGTTTAGCAGGTAACGTACAGCTTGTGAATGAAACAGTTGCCAATTCAGAAGTGAGTTTTACCCTTCAATCCATTGAATACACAAATGTTTCAACAATACTTTCTTATAATCAAGAAGTTCAAGAAAGCTTACTAAAAAAGTGGAAAGAAGTAACACCTATTTTCAATATTACAGATAATCTTGGTAATCAATATATGGAGGGAACTGGAGGTGGCGGGAAAACATCCGATGGCTACCGAACATTTGAAGGATCTACCACTTTTGGCGCAATTCATGAAGATGCTACTGAGCTTATCATTCAACCTGTCGCAATTGCGAGCTTAATGTATGGTAAGGGGCATATTGAAATTGATTTAGAGCCGATTGTGATTGATTTACAGTGA
- a CDS encoding chemotaxis protein translates to MENSKGILLESGTNELEIVEFEVANNKFGINVIKVKEIIQPIPVTFIPHVHPHVEGIIQLRGEVLPVVDMLKVLGIPTDVRSPQQKYIVAEFNKQRVVFHVDNVTQIHRISWDQIEKPSDMYQGGTSQVIGVIKRNDEMILLLDFERIMVDINPESSISVDAVKKLGKRERTEKKVVIAEDSPLLRKLLFDTMNEAGYVNTEFFENGRDAYEYLETLVKADKNIENHVQMVVTDIEMPQMDGHHLTKKIKEHADLKKLPVIIFSSLITDDLRHKGDQVGAEEQISKPEIAELILKMDKLIL, encoded by the coding sequence TTGGAGAACTCAAAAGGAATCTTACTAGAGAGTGGCACGAATGAACTAGAAATTGTTGAATTCGAAGTTGCTAATAATAAATTTGGTATTAATGTAATTAAAGTAAAGGAAATTATCCAGCCGATCCCCGTTACATTTATTCCGCATGTACACCCTCATGTGGAGGGCATTATTCAATTGCGCGGCGAGGTATTGCCGGTTGTAGATATGTTAAAGGTTTTAGGCATTCCAACGGACGTTCGCAGCCCACAGCAAAAATACATCGTAGCAGAGTTCAATAAACAACGCGTTGTATTCCATGTAGATAATGTCACGCAAATTCACCGTATTTCATGGGATCAGATTGAAAAACCGTCTGATATGTATCAAGGTGGCACATCTCAAGTAATCGGCGTTATTAAGCGTAATGATGAAATGATTTTATTATTAGACTTTGAACGTATTATGGTCGATATAAACCCAGAATCAAGCATTAGTGTGGATGCAGTTAAAAAGCTTGGTAAGCGTGAACGTACAGAGAAGAAAGTCGTAATTGCAGAAGATTCGCCTTTATTACGTAAACTGTTATTTGATACGATGAATGAGGCAGGCTATGTGAATACCGAGTTTTTCGAAAATGGACGGGATGCTTATGAATACTTAGAAACGCTTGTGAAAGCCGACAAAAACATTGAAAACCATGTACAAATGGTTGTAACTGATATTGAAATGCCGCAAATGGATGGTCACCATTTAACGAAAAAGATTAAAGAACATGCAGATTTGAAAAAATTACCGGTTATCATTTTCTCTAGCTTAATTACAGATGATTTACGTCATAAAGGTGATCAAGTTGGAGCAGAAGAACAAATTTCAAAACCTGAAATTGCCGAGTTAATTTTAAAAATGGATAAGTTAATTTTATAA
- a CDS encoding Ppx/GppA phosphatase family protein: MENLKTAIIDIGSNTIRLVLYSYDKNEGLREFGNIKTVARLRTYILPSGEMSEEGILLLTDILNSFKLILADYRVTDVKAAATAAVRQAINNAEIIARMKEKTGLSIDILSEEEEAYYGFVAVANSMDTPSAITIDIGGGSTEITVFKNKKLQKTISFPFGTVSLMQKFVRGTIISTDEREQLRSFVTNQFSSVEWMKEIKLPVIAIGGSARNIAQIHQQQMDYPLSGVHQYEMKLNNLVDLQNQLTKLTFEELKQLDGLSSDRADSIVLALEVFIALMTAVHTDVIQISKKGLREGLIISRVLQENPQAYDKYNVFDDNARRLALTYNRSEKEVETLVQLASQFYEQCCQLNLLIYEENDFQLLRRAARVYAIGEYIELDSSSQHTFYLISNQSINGLSHVERVKLALLASYKNRDYFQRFAEPFETWISKDDLKKLRDFGAILKFVYALNMTKRNVVKNMAMEKVDDHIQLVISTSERAIAEFAQAEKQKKHIERVFKKTVQLVFNEEGRI, from the coding sequence ATGGAAAATTTAAAAACGGCCATTATCGATATTGGTTCCAACACCATTCGCTTAGTGTTATATTCATACGATAAAAATGAGGGCTTACGTGAATTTGGCAATATAAAAACAGTCGCACGTTTAAGAACGTATATTTTGCCCAGTGGTGAAATGTCTGAGGAAGGGATTCTTCTTTTAACGGATATATTGAATTCATTTAAGCTCATATTAGCTGATTATCGTGTAACCGATGTCAAAGCTGCCGCAACAGCTGCGGTAAGACAAGCGATCAACAACGCTGAAATCATTGCGCGAATGAAAGAAAAAACAGGCTTGTCCATCGATATTTTAAGCGAAGAAGAAGAAGCGTATTATGGATTTGTTGCAGTGGCAAATTCAATGGATACGCCTTCTGCTATTACAATTGATATTGGTGGGGGCTCCACAGAAATTACTGTATTTAAAAATAAAAAGTTGCAAAAAACAATTAGTTTTCCGTTTGGTACGGTCTCACTTATGCAAAAGTTCGTGCGTGGTACGATTATTAGTACAGATGAAAGGGAACAATTACGGAGCTTTGTCACCAATCAATTTTCGTCTGTAGAATGGATGAAAGAAATAAAATTGCCTGTCATTGCAATTGGGGGGAGTGCGCGAAATATCGCTCAAATCCATCAACAACAGATGGACTATCCACTATCTGGCGTTCACCAATACGAAATGAAATTAAATAACTTAGTGGACTTACAAAATCAATTAACAAAACTTACCTTTGAGGAATTGAAACAATTAGATGGTTTATCTTCGGACCGAGCAGATAGCATTGTTCTTGCATTAGAAGTTTTTATTGCGCTAATGACGGCTGTACATACAGATGTCATCCAAATTAGTAAAAAAGGGTTACGGGAAGGGCTTATCATTAGTCGTGTTTTACAGGAGAACCCACAAGCTTACGATAAGTATAATGTGTTTGATGACAACGCACGGCGGCTAGCGTTAACTTATAATCGTTCTGAGAAGGAAGTAGAGACGCTCGTTCAGTTAGCCTCGCAATTTTACGAGCAATGCTGTCAATTGAATTTACTGATCTATGAGGAAAATGATTTTCAGTTATTGAGAAGGGCGGCGCGTGTGTATGCTATTGGTGAATATATTGAGCTAGATTCTTCCAGTCAGCATACGTTCTATTTAATTTCAAATCAATCAATCAATGGTTTATCACATGTAGAGCGCGTGAAATTGGCATTATTAGCATCTTATAAAAACCGCGACTATTTCCAACGTTTTGCAGAGCCTTTTGAAACGTGGATTTCAAAGGATGACTTAAAAAAATTGCGGGATTTTGGCGCGATACTTAAGTTTGTGTATGCATTAAATATGACGAAACGAAATGTTGTAAAAAATATGGCAATGGAAAAAGTAGATGATCATATCCAGCTTGTGATTTCAACGAGTGAACGGGCGATTGCAGAATTCGCGCAAGCTGAAAAACAAAAAAAGCATATTGAGCGCGTATTTAAAAAAACAGTGCAACTAGTTTTCAATGAAGAAGGGCGGATTTAG